One window of Candidatus Wallbacteria bacterium genomic DNA carries:
- a CDS encoding ATP-binding protein, with the protein MIERIMNRKALELSEKFQVIAITGPRQSGKTTLARTAFPGKHYCSLEDPGIRRVALEDPKGFLGAHPEGMILDEAQRVPELFSYIQTIVDQTGKSGQFILTGSQNFLLHESISQTLAGRVAILKLLPFSLEETKGTEFDIHKLDELLYTGLYPGMHDRKIPAGDWFPNYIQTYVERDLRSIQNVFDLNLFQKFLRLCSGRVGQLVNFSSLASDCGISHNTAKSWLGLLEQSYLIFFARPYHNNFNKRLIKMPKLFFYDTGLLCALLGIENSAQLETHYLRGSIFESLVVCELLKYRWNRGIGNGLYFFRDKSGREIDCIVEIGGKPIAIEVKSGKTIVPDHLDSIKYWEKISGLNGRSFLIYGGEEKLKLRNTSILGWHDLTDIFTSC; encoded by the coding sequence ATGATTGAAAGAATCATGAACAGAAAAGCACTTGAACTGTCTGAAAAATTCCAGGTGATCGCAATCACAGGCCCGAGGCAGTCCGGCAAAACCACGCTGGCCAGAACAGCTTTCCCTGGAAAACATTACTGTTCTTTAGAAGATCCGGGAATCAGACGGGTCGCTCTGGAAGATCCGAAAGGATTTCTCGGGGCACACCCAGAAGGTATGATCCTGGATGAGGCACAACGTGTTCCAGAACTTTTTTCTTATATTCAAACTATTGTTGATCAAACTGGAAAATCAGGCCAGTTTATTCTGACAGGTTCGCAGAATTTTCTGCTGCACGAATCAATCTCGCAAACCCTGGCCGGAAGGGTTGCTATCCTGAAGCTTCTGCCATTCAGCTTGGAAGAAACAAAAGGAACCGAATTCGATATTCATAAACTTGATGAACTTCTTTACACCGGGCTTTATCCCGGGATGCATGACCGGAAAATACCGGCTGGAGACTGGTTTCCGAATTACATACAGACATATGTGGAACGCGATCTCAGATCTATTCAGAATGTTTTTGACCTGAACCTTTTTCAGAAATTTCTCAGGCTTTGCTCAGGAAGAGTAGGACAGCTGGTAAATTTTTCTTCTCTGGCTTCTGACTGCGGAATTTCACACAATACGGCAAAATCCTGGCTTGGGCTTCTGGAACAGAGCTATTTGATTTTTTTCGCCAGGCCATACCACAACAATTTCAACAAAAGACTTATCAAAATGCCCAAGCTGTTTTTCTATGATACCGGCCTCTTATGCGCGCTGCTAGGCATTGAAAACAGCGCACAACTGGAAACTCATTATCTGCGCGGATCTATTTTCGAGTCTTTGGTTGTTTGTGAACTTTTAAAATATCGCTGGAATCGCGGAATCGGAAACGGGCTGTACTTTTTCCGGGATAAATCAGGGCGTGAGATCGATTGCATCGTAGAAATCGGTGGTAAGCCGATCGCGATAGAAGTGAAAAGCGGGAAAACAATCGTACCTGATCATCTTGATTCGATTAAATACTGGGAAAAAATCAGCGGTCTGAATGGGCGGTCCTTTCTAATTTACGGGGGGGAGGAAAAATTGAAACTAAGGAATACCAGCATCCTGGGCTGGCACGATCTAACCGATATCTTCACAAGCTGTTGA
- a CDS encoding glutamine synthetase III, translating to MNPRVKIIREISEKTNPSNYIEKGAVSRYFGENTLNTKALKEKLAQRTFMKLQKCISGEDELTIEVATEVAHAIKEWAISKGATHYCHWFQPLTGSTAEKHDSFLAFEDGNLIERFSGRQLVTQEPDASSFPSGGLRATFEARGYTGWDPTSPAFIKEGEYGKTLCIPSVFISYHGDSLDQKAPLLRSVELISQKTKELLALFGNKPQKVFPTIGAEQEFFLLDRDLANLRPDLVLTGRTIFGARPPKGQELEDQYFGSMPERIMNFINDVEQEVYKLGIPIVTRHNEVAPHQFELAPIFEDANLATDHNQLLMEVMKRKAIKHRLFLCLHEKPFARLNGSGKHVNWALAADGHNLLEPGENPEENLQFLTFLIAIVRGVYRYSALIRASVAFASNDHRLGGNEAPPAIISVFLGKGLSYVLDSIEQGKVSKKSVDEKINLGIRSIPKIPKDSTDRNRTSPFAFTGNKFEFRAVGSSQSISIPVTFLNTAVAESLEFMKDKISDKLARGFGQIEAVVAVLKEVIPEVRPVLFEGDGYSDEWQKEAKRRGLPNLKSTPEAMKAYQKPEFQKMFIGYGVFSHSELDARYHVEIEKYCKTVHIEGQTAMDIAKTKILPAALRYQGQLAGCIMIASKSQVQEKLLSDLAEKINELIAVMGDLEKRLDRGVSEEDLDKKAEIYCRMVMPGLDALRKTVDELETVIDDELWPLPKYYEMLFYY from the coding sequence ATGAATCCACGCGTCAAAATCATCAGGGAAATATCCGAAAAAACAAATCCTTCCAATTATATTGAAAAAGGCGCAGTATCGCGCTACTTCGGAGAAAACACGCTGAACACCAAGGCCTTGAAGGAAAAACTTGCCCAGAGAACTTTTATGAAGCTGCAGAAATGCATCTCTGGAGAGGATGAACTGACCATCGAAGTCGCCACTGAAGTCGCGCATGCCATCAAGGAATGGGCCATCAGCAAGGGAGCCACCCATTACTGCCACTGGTTCCAGCCTTTGACAGGCTCCACGGCTGAGAAGCACGATTCATTCCTGGCTTTTGAGGACGGGAATCTGATCGAGCGTTTTTCCGGCAGGCAGCTGGTAACGCAAGAACCGGATGCTTCCAGCTTCCCAAGCGGCGGGCTGCGCGCCACCTTCGAAGCCCGTGGCTATACGGGCTGGGACCCGACTTCGCCGGCTTTCATCAAGGAAGGCGAGTACGGGAAAACCCTCTGCATTCCATCCGTATTCATTTCATATCACGGAGATTCCCTGGACCAGAAAGCTCCACTGCTTCGTTCCGTGGAACTGATCAGCCAGAAAACAAAGGAATTGCTGGCTCTGTTCGGAAACAAACCACAGAAAGTATTTCCTACGATCGGTGCTGAACAGGAATTTTTTCTGCTGGACCGGGACCTCGCCAACCTCAGGCCAGACCTGGTGCTTACAGGGCGGACCATCTTCGGAGCCAGGCCACCCAAGGGGCAGGAACTGGAAGACCAGTATTTCGGCAGCATGCCTGAGCGGATCATGAATTTCATCAATGACGTGGAACAGGAAGTTTACAAGCTGGGAATTCCGATTGTTACAAGACATAACGAAGTGGCGCCTCATCAGTTTGAACTGGCTCCCATATTCGAAGATGCCAATCTGGCTACTGATCATAATCAACTGCTGATGGAAGTGATGAAAAGGAAAGCCATCAAGCACCGGCTCTTCCTCTGTCTGCATGAAAAACCGTTCGCCAGGCTCAATGGAAGCGGCAAGCATGTCAACTGGGCTCTGGCTGCAGACGGACACAATCTGCTGGAACCAGGAGAAAATCCTGAAGAAAATCTGCAGTTTCTGACTTTTCTGATCGCTATTGTGCGTGGAGTTTACAGGTATTCGGCACTGATCAGAGCTTCCGTCGCATTTGCATCCAATGATCACCGCCTGGGAGGAAATGAAGCTCCGCCGGCTATCATCTCAGTGTTTCTAGGGAAAGGACTGTCATATGTTCTGGACAGCATAGAGCAGGGAAAAGTATCGAAAAAATCAGTCGATGAGAAAATCAACCTCGGCATCCGCTCGATCCCCAAGATTCCCAAAGACAGCACTGACCGCAACCGCACTTCACCGTTCGCTTTCACAGGCAACAAGTTCGAATTCAGGGCTGTCGGTTCCTCGCAGTCGATCTCAATTCCTGTCACTTTCCTGAACACTGCTGTGGCTGAATCCCTGGAATTCATGAAGGACAAGATTTCAGATAAACTCGCCAGGGGATTCGGGCAGATTGAAGCAGTGGTCGCAGTACTCAAAGAAGTGATCCCTGAAGTGCGCCCCGTACTTTTTGAGGGCGACGGTTATTCAGATGAATGGCAGAAAGAAGCAAAAAGGCGCGGGCTCCCCAATCTGAAGAGCACTCCTGAAGCCATGAAAGCTTATCAGAAACCAGAATTTCAGAAGATGTTCATCGGTTACGGAGTTTTTTCGCACTCCGAACTCGATGCCAGGTATCATGTGGAAATCGAGAAATACTGTAAGACAGTGCATATTGAGGGACAGACAGCGATGGACATCGCCAAAACTAAAATACTGCCTGCTGCTCTGCGTTATCAGGGGCAGCTTGCCGGATGCATCATGATCGCCTCCAAATCACAGGTTCAGGAAAAACTCCTTTCTGATCTCGCAGAGAAAATCAACGAACTGATTGCAGTGATGGGCGATCTGGAAAAGCGTCTGGATCGGGGAGTTTCTGAAGAGGATCTGGATAAAAAGGCCGAGATCTACTGCAGGATGGTGATGCCAGGCCTGGATGCCCTGCGCAAGACAGTAGACGAACTGGAAACAGTGATTGACGACGAACTGTGGCCTCTGCCGAAGTATTACGAGATGCTGTTTTACTATTAG
- a CDS encoding radical SAM protein gives MILLVNPLPSSLAPFPERLSLSLGSLASFLPAGMAEIFYDNGDQGLFLSKAESFEFIGFTGMTYQARRALALASAVKKRFPEKRTVFGGVHASLNPGILLENPELDFVISGEGEEPLLSLLSGNPDHPGIYRIREGKVSGKPAGPHPDITKFPIINRKLIPDQGIFYDQAFSERAAIVMFSRGCVGTCTFCASPAMFGRNPRYRTPEQAVEELKYLSSELGISNFAIEDDNFLSDGEFASFFIHQMQKSGLGIRFRINCRLENLSFGILLHLKKIGLCKITLGIEQIDPLILRHLGKSLDQKKLAEALSWCDKLGILAALLLIAGAPGETRESLRLVSEWVSGLNPSGGYDFQILQPHPGHRIAEICRKTGKILTTDTDDFFSDNITFLPAGFDDPAEFRNLVREVSGKPVKIAGVQEKPFLEQLREKGAETLVINPADYSSSDFNLVTTHWQGSERCSSGLSIIKCRDYGGIEYNFQIKDAASISGFFLHGRFASHPMGFPKGERYSSEIKVILNGVEVSRQVFKSIHTTGEYLRISIYRPGALKEGLNTLRLEVPKDSRLKNGLSIFCKPLNRFFEPYEMPLILEILR, from the coding sequence ATGATACTGCTCGTCAACCCGCTTCCCTCTTCCCTGGCTCCATTTCCAGAGCGCCTTTCCCTGTCGCTCGGTTCACTGGCAAGCTTCCTGCCGGCAGGGATGGCGGAAATTTTTTACGACAACGGGGATCAAGGCCTCTTCCTTTCCAAAGCGGAATCATTCGAATTCATCGGATTTACAGGCATGACCTATCAAGCCAGGAGGGCTCTGGCCCTGGCTTCTGCAGTTAAAAAGAGATTCCCGGAAAAAAGGACTGTCTTCGGGGGAGTGCATGCTTCGCTCAATCCCGGTATTCTTCTCGAAAATCCAGAGCTGGACTTTGTGATCTCAGGAGAGGGAGAAGAACCGCTCCTCTCGCTTCTCAGTGGCAATCCCGATCATCCTGGGATTTACAGGATCAGAGAAGGGAAAGTCTCTGGAAAACCTGCCGGACCTCATCCGGACATTACGAAGTTCCCGATCATAAACCGGAAACTGATTCCTGATCAAGGGATTTTTTATGATCAGGCTTTTTCAGAAAGGGCAGCGATTGTGATGTTCTCAAGAGGATGCGTGGGCACCTGTACATTCTGTGCGAGCCCTGCCATGTTCGGCCGTAATCCCAGATACAGAACTCCGGAGCAGGCTGTGGAAGAACTTAAATACCTGAGTTCTGAACTCGGTATTAGCAACTTCGCAATTGAAGACGACAATTTCCTCTCTGACGGGGAATTCGCAAGTTTCTTTATCCATCAGATGCAGAAAAGCGGTCTTGGAATACGCTTCAGGATCAACTGCAGGCTTGAGAATCTTAGTTTCGGCATCCTCTTGCACCTGAAAAAAATCGGGCTTTGCAAGATCACTCTCGGCATCGAGCAGATCGACCCGCTGATCCTCAGGCACCTCGGTAAGTCGCTCGATCAAAAAAAACTGGCAGAAGCACTTTCCTGGTGCGATAAGCTTGGCATACTGGCAGCACTGCTTCTGATAGCAGGTGCGCCAGGCGAGACCAGGGAATCACTCAGATTGGTGTCTGAATGGGTTTCAGGATTGAATCCTTCGGGAGGTTATGACTTTCAGATCCTGCAGCCGCATCCAGGGCACAGGATTGCTGAAATCTGCAGAAAGACAGGGAAAATCCTTACAACCGATACGGATGATTTCTTTTCAGACAACATCACTTTCCTGCCGGCAGGTTTCGATGATCCGGCAGAATTCCGCAATCTGGTTCGTGAAGTATCCGGAAAACCCGTCAAAATAGCGGGGGTCCAGGAGAAACCATTTTTAGAGCAGCTCAGGGAAAAAGGTGCGGAGACCCTGGTGATTAACCCGGCTGATTACTCAAGCTCAGATTTCAATCTGGTAACTACACACTGGCAGGGTTCAGAGCGTTGCAGCAGCGGACTCTCGATCATTAAATGCCGGGATTATGGAGGCATTGAATACAACTTTCAGATCAAGGATGCAGCTTCAATCAGCGGCTTTTTTCTCCACGGGCGCTTTGCTTCCCACCCAATGGGTTTTCCGAAGGGAGAGCGGTACAGTTCTGAAATCAAGGTCATTCTTAATGGAGTGGAAGTTTCCAGACAGGTTTTCAAATCCATTCACACTACAGGGGAATATTTGAGAATTTCAATTTACAGACCAGGCGCACTGAAGGAAGGGTTGAACACGCTGCGGCTGGAAGTCCCCAAAGACTCCAGACTCAAAAACGGCCTGAGCATTTTCTGCAAGCCCCTGAATCGGTTCTTCGAACCATATGAAATGCCGCTGATACTTGAAATCTTAAGGTAG
- a CDS encoding GDSL-type esterase/lipase family protein gives MKTGRKFVFSTLMILLIILNLFVFGEISLRIFRPHAVLTLVQKVVYPRDSEEYNQKVSEYRVVPGNIGIMHNPDSPNFNPLGIYGKKIPVSRETGTYRILVLGDSVTDPFASCHPPYGYTFVLQDILNRKLQRRVEVLNSGVGGYNTVQEAAWLSEFGLKSQPDLILLAYVNNDTSLAENYREVSGGLEFSYYQPRKIPLLIDFGRYNRLVLESSELIPFLFISLEQLINRREIRYNFNLYEPGFDQNYAALESIYRISVENGIPLILVHFPFFHNFREYEKNDFYVRHLLTADFCAERKIPRLDLLDVYRQYAEKEVRNEEDLNKNSISSHPNQFGHQVAAEAIAEFILKNVFNKEK, from the coding sequence ATGAAAACCGGCAGAAAATTTGTATTTTCAACACTTATGATCCTGCTGATAATCCTGAATCTCTTTGTTTTCGGCGAAATCTCCCTCAGAATTTTCCGTCCGCATGCAGTTTTGACGCTCGTTCAGAAAGTGGTCTATCCAAGGGATTCAGAAGAATACAACCAGAAAGTCAGTGAATACAGAGTCGTTCCGGGAAATATCGGCATCATGCATAATCCGGACAGTCCGAATTTCAATCCCCTGGGTATTTACGGCAAGAAAATTCCCGTCAGCCGGGAAACGGGCACATACAGGATCCTGGTGCTGGGGGATTCAGTGACTGACCCGTTCGCCAGTTGTCATCCACCCTATGGCTATACTTTCGTCCTGCAGGACATCCTGAACCGGAAACTTCAGCGCAGGGTGGAAGTGCTGAATTCAGGGGTCGGTGGATACAATACAGTGCAGGAAGCAGCCTGGTTATCAGAATTCGGGCTCAAATCACAGCCTGACCTGATCCTGCTCGCCTATGTCAATAACGACACCTCCCTGGCCGAAAATTACCGCGAGGTCAGTGGAGGTCTCGAATTCTCTTACTACCAGCCCAGGAAAATTCCTCTGCTGATCGACTTTGGCAGATACAACCGGCTGGTCTTAGAGTCTTCGGAGCTGATTCCGTTCCTCTTCATCAGCCTGGAGCAGCTGATCAACAGGAGAGAAATCCGGTATAACTTCAATCTCTATGAACCAGGTTTTGATCAGAACTACGCAGCTCTGGAATCGATCTATCGGATTTCCGTTGAGAATGGCATTCCATTAATACTGGTGCATTTCCCGTTTTTCCATAACTTCAGGGAATATGAAAAAAATGATTTCTATGTCAGACACCTGCTGACAGCCGATTTCTGTGCGGAACGGAAAATTCCGCGGCTGGACCTGCTGGACGTTTACAGGCAATATGCTGAAAAAGAGGTCAGGAATGAAGAAGACCTGAATAAAAACAGCATCTCCAGTCATCCCAACCAGTTCGGGCATCAAGTCGCAGCTGAAGCCATTGCTGAATTTATCCTGAAAAATGTTTTCAACAAGGAAAAGTAA
- a CDS encoding CCA tRNA nucleotidyltransferase, producing the protein MHHNSTLQEKAREIMSRLKESGFSAFLVGGCVRDLVLSRPPHDFDILTDAQAEDLQQLFEKVVPVGARHGTVTVVAGNDNFEVSSLPAGGSLESLRKNCSRRDFTINSMVMDSEGRLQDFFGGIADLKKRIIRAVEDPSARISEDRLRMLRAVRIFTTLDFTLDQDLLDAIKLQANLICSVSPERIRNELLQIMAATPGMQRPGIELLRETGLLAAVLPEVQRLVGFDQSSVHHKKDAYSHTLDVLENLSGISDSALLRFTALLHDIGKPGTRSGKQGEFHFYGHPLAGAELAAGICSRLRFSRKDSNLIETLIRDHMHFKLLSLSPTPRALARFIRKNGSHLSELLMLGRSDIELESLDWLDQKIQEFRSAFNGSLPAPLLDGLEIMEILKIPAGANVRRIKDFLLEEQIRGVVTTKEEAHRIILQEFGGKFL; encoded by the coding sequence ATGCATCATAACTCGACACTGCAGGAAAAAGCGCGGGAAATCATGTCCCGGCTGAAAGAGTCAGGGTTTTCCGCTTTTCTGGTCGGGGGCTGCGTAAGAGATCTTGTGCTTTCGCGGCCTCCCCATGATTTCGACATTCTCACCGACGCGCAAGCAGAGGATCTGCAACAGTTGTTTGAAAAAGTAGTCCCGGTCGGCGCGAGACATGGTACTGTCACAGTCGTCGCAGGTAATGATAATTTCGAAGTCAGTTCTCTGCCTGCTGGTGGTTCTCTGGAATCGCTCAGGAAAAATTGCAGCAGGCGCGATTTTACGATCAATTCCATGGTCATGGACTCTGAAGGCAGATTGCAGGATTTCTTCGGCGGAATCGCTGATCTTAAGAAACGGATCATCAGAGCTGTGGAAGATCCTTCAGCCAGGATCTCAGAAGACAGGCTCAGGATGCTGAGAGCAGTAAGAATTTTCACCACCCTTGATTTTACCCTCGACCAGGATCTGCTCGATGCCATCAAGCTCCAGGCAAACCTGATCTGTTCAGTTTCACCTGAACGCATCAGGAACGAACTGTTACAGATTATGGCTGCAACGCCCGGGATGCAGAGGCCAGGCATAGAACTGCTGAGGGAGACCGGCCTGCTGGCTGCCGTCCTGCCTGAGGTACAGAGACTGGTGGGGTTTGACCAGAGCAGCGTCCATCACAAAAAAGACGCGTACAGCCACACCCTCGATGTGCTGGAAAACCTGTCTGGAATTTCCGATTCCGCTCTCTTAAGATTCACGGCTCTGCTGCACGATATCGGTAAACCAGGCACCAGGAGTGGAAAACAGGGTGAATTCCATTTCTACGGACATCCTCTGGCAGGTGCCGAACTGGCAGCAGGGATCTGCTCCCGCCTGAGATTCTCCAGGAAAGATTCGAATCTGATTGAGACTCTGATCAGGGATCACATGCATTTCAAGCTTTTATCCCTCTCCCCCACACCCAGGGCTCTGGCTCGATTCATCAGGAAAAACGGGAGTCATCTTTCAGAACTTCTCATGCTGGGCAGATCTGACATTGAACTGGAAAGTCTGGACTGGCTGGATCAGAAGATCCAGGAGTTCCGCTCTGCATTCAATGGGTCACTCCCTGCCCCGCTGCTCGACGGTTTGGAGATCATGGAGATTTTGAAGATCCCGGCCGGTGCAAATGTCCGTAGAATCAAAGATTTTCTCCTTGAAGAGCAGATCAGGGGGGTTGTAACAACCAAGGAGGAGGCACACAGGATAATCCTGCAGGAATTCGGGGGGAAATTCTTATGA
- the prs gene encoding ribose-phosphate diphosphokinase codes for MLNPSPSLFISQETYSQIREKKLKGPNGWLLFYATESGFRRAQRVVDIYNDRLSQCSDAGKQVELIHKREDGTPVIKGYDDTETNPRLPNHVAGANVFVFSDPHSRVSGKSVNDEIYRTLQLVYTLKVHGAHEVNLVMPYLPYSRAERSSYLKREAAQSELFAKLLDTAGVNRVITYHLHSDAIKAFFQPKRVVGLSGMDFFIELLSRFKGDLQSVVISTDAGGAKQTYLLAQNLNLDYAVSSKYRSTSKETTENLGIIGNLEGKRVALITDDETVTFGSFLNAIKNLKARHDVQEIYAAVSHFKLMPKYLNNLIECTKFGLKKLYVTDTIPQIPELLNQTFIEQKSLDDLLVFVINRLHYDQSVSALIKLDEK; via the coding sequence ATGCTAAATCCAAGTCCCAGTCTTTTCATCAGCCAGGAAACTTACTCCCAGATCAGGGAAAAGAAACTCAAGGGACCGAATGGCTGGCTGTTGTTTTATGCTACAGAATCGGGATTCCGCAGGGCTCAGCGAGTGGTGGACATCTATAACGACCGGCTGAGCCAGTGCTCCGATGCCGGCAAGCAGGTGGAATTGATTCACAAGCGCGAGGACGGGACGCCAGTGATCAAGGGTTACGACGATACAGAGACCAATCCCAGACTTCCAAACCATGTGGCTGGAGCCAATGTTTTCGTTTTTTCCGACCCGCACAGCAGAGTCTCAGGGAAGAGTGTCAATGACGAAATTTACAGAACTCTGCAGCTGGTTTATACCTTAAAAGTGCATGGCGCACACGAGGTAAACCTGGTGATGCCGTACCTGCCGTATTCCAGAGCTGAACGCTCATCATATCTCAAGCGCGAAGCCGCCCAGTCAGAGCTTTTCGCAAAACTTCTTGACACAGCTGGAGTGAACAGGGTGATCACTTATCACCTGCATAGCGATGCGATCAAGGCTTTTTTCCAGCCCAAGCGTGTGGTAGGCCTCTCAGGCATGGATTTTTTCATAGAACTGCTTTCAAGATTCAAAGGGGACCTGCAGAGTGTGGTTATCTCTACTGACGCCGGCGGAGCCAAACAGACATATCTGCTGGCCCAGAATCTCAACCTGGATTACGCTGTTTCAAGTAAATACAGGTCCACCAGCAAGGAAACAACTGAAAATCTCGGCATTATCGGTAATCTGGAAGGGAAGCGGGTGGCATTGATCACTGACGACGAAACAGTAACTTTCGGATCGTTTCTGAATGCGATCAAGAATCTCAAAGCCAGGCACGATGTGCAGGAGATTTATGCTGCGGTTTCCCATTTCAAGCTGATGCCTAAGTATCTGAACAATCTGATCGAGTGCACGAAATTCGGTCTTAAAAAACTCTATGTGACAGACACTATCCCCCAGATTCCAGAACTCCTGAATCAGACTTTTATCGAGCAGAAATCACTGGACGATCTGCTGGTCTTTGTGATCAACCGCCTGCATTATGACCAGTCGGTCAGCGCGCTGATTAAACTTGACGAGAAATGA
- a CDS encoding histidinol-phosphatase, whose protein sequence is MKGFSNYHTHCNFCDGSGSMTDVVESALRLGLASLGFSSHAPLPFSTSWAMKIEKLSEYLQTIQSLKAQYQGKLQIHLGFEVDYIPGITGPGRMKEHKPDYLIGSLHYVDSKSLLTIDYTVEEFEKLIDHFPGGVREMVERYYELTGEMAEKEAPDIIGHMDLVRMNNTGNRFFSERDTWYRNAVDSALHKIATAGSIVEVNTAPMKRGKGFYPSPWILERCLALKIPLTMNSDSHKPEHLDCGFSEAARLIRETGHQELMVRTESGWSSRKFDQQGIIW, encoded by the coding sequence ATGAAAGGTTTCAGCAACTATCATACGCACTGCAATTTCTGCGACGGCTCGGGAAGCATGACCGATGTCGTGGAATCGGCCTTGCGCCTCGGTCTGGCCTCCCTCGGTTTTTCCTCACATGCACCGCTGCCTTTTTCCACGAGCTGGGCGATGAAAATCGAGAAGCTTTCAGAGTATCTTCAAACAATCCAATCTCTGAAAGCGCAGTATCAGGGAAAACTGCAGATTCATCTCGGCTTTGAGGTGGACTATATTCCGGGAATCACCGGCCCAGGCAGGATGAAAGAGCACAAACCTGACTATCTGATCGGATCCCTGCATTATGTTGACAGTAAATCTCTCCTGACGATCGACTACACTGTCGAGGAATTTGAAAAGCTGATCGACCATTTCCCGGGCGGAGTCAGGGAAATGGTTGAGCGTTACTATGAGCTTACCGGTGAAATGGCCGAGAAAGAAGCTCCGGACATTATCGGACACATGGATCTGGTCAGGATGAATAATACAGGCAATCGATTTTTTTCTGAGCGAGATACCTGGTATCGGAACGCTGTGGACTCAGCTCTGCACAAGATTGCAACTGCAGGTTCGATCGTTGAAGTGAATACTGCACCCATGAAGCGCGGCAAAGGATTCTATCCGAGCCCCTGGATTCTGGAGCGCTGCCTGGCACTCAAAATCCCGCTGACTATGAACTCAGACTCGCATAAACCTGAGCATCTCGACTGCGGTTTTTCAGAAGCAGCCCGCCTGATCAGGGAAACCGGCCATCAGGAGCTGATGGTGCGCACCGAGTCCGGCTGGAGTTCAAGAAAGTTCGATCAGCAGGGAATTATCTGGTAA
- a CDS encoding DMT family transporter, giving the protein MFGAYLALLGRILLLGWERIVVKSLGEKADSRVVAFHFFGIATLLMLPFVFFTARPSDYYFLIRVCISSLVYSASFSLYVKSLSMADASLVSPLYNFNVFFLLILTTVFLGESLTIYKIAGMSLLVYGASFLSRQRNLLLSLGALFKNRACLMMIVSSCLIAVGRTIDGDTVKSVSPLIYATCLYAGISLVLFLVVVISGRRSEIISLVRENPWTVLAAGAINSYSYLFLLISFTRIDVSVAEPSSMLSMVVTVFLARLIFREEIRERLIGVIIMIIGAWVLFYK; this is encoded by the coding sequence ATGTTCGGAGCTTATCTTGCTCTGCTCGGACGGATTCTGCTGCTGGGCTGGGAGCGGATTGTAGTCAAGAGTCTGGGTGAAAAGGCAGATTCGCGGGTGGTGGCCTTTCATTTTTTCGGGATCGCCACTCTGCTGATGCTGCCGTTCGTTTTTTTTACAGCCAGGCCGTCTGATTATTATTTTCTGATCAGGGTCTGCATTTCCAGCCTGGTCTATTCCGCCTCTTTTTCTCTTTACGTGAAATCCCTGTCTATGGCCGATGCCTCCCTGGTCAGCCCGCTCTATAATTTCAATGTGTTTTTCCTGCTGATCCTGACCACAGTTTTCCTCGGGGAATCTCTGACGATCTATAAAATTGCCGGAATGTCGCTGCTGGTTTACGGGGCTTCCTTTCTCAGCAGGCAGAGAAATTTATTATTGTCACTGGGTGCATTATTTAAAAACAGAGCCTGCCTGATGATGATCGTCTCCTCCTGCCTGATCGCAGTCGGCAGGACCATTGACGGCGACACTGTGAAAAGCGTCAGCCCTCTGATTTATGCGACCTGCCTGTATGCAGGGATCAGCCTGGTGCTGTTCCTGGTAGTGGTGATTTCCGGCAGACGCTCTGAAATCATCTCCCTGGTGCGTGAAAATCCCTGGACAGTGCTCGCTGCCGGAGCCATCAATTCATATTCATACCTGTTCCTGCTGATCTCCTTCACCAGGATCGATGTCAGCGTGGCTGAACCTTCCTCGATGCTGTCCATGGTAGTGACGGTTTTTCTCGCCAGGCTGATTTTCAGGGAAGAGATCAGGGAACGTCTGATCGGTGTGATCATCATGATTATCGGGGCCTGGGTGCTGTTTTATAAATAG
- a CDS encoding nitroreductase family protein, with protein MEFLDLVKTRRSVRKYQNRPVSRELIDKCLEAARLAPSACNSQPWSFVICDTPESTARLSDLAFSGIYKMNNFAGSAPVLITVITEKSESAARLGGFFRGTRFALIDVGMACEHLALQAAELGLGTCFFGWFNERAVKKQLGIPRSKKADLMISLGYPADEAVEKNRKKLDEIRRYSGY; from the coding sequence ATGGAATTCCTGGATCTGGTTAAGACAAGGCGCAGTGTGAGGAAATATCAAAACAGGCCAGTGAGCCGTGAACTGATCGATAAATGCCTGGAAGCCGCCCGCCTTGCCCCATCGGCCTGCAATTCACAGCCCTGGAGCTTTGTAATCTGTGATACACCGGAAAGCACTGCCAGGCTCTCAGATCTTGCCTTCAGCGGCATTTATAAAATGAACAATTTTGCCGGATCTGCCCCTGTCCTGATCACAGTGATCACTGAAAAATCCGAGTCCGCAGCCAGGCTGGGAGGATTCTTCCGCGGTACGCGATTCGCTCTGATCGATGTAGGGATGGCCTGCGAACATCTAGCGCTGCAGGCTGCAGAACTTGGGCTGGGTACCTGCTTCTTCGGCTGGTTTAATGAGAGGGCAGTAAAAAAACAGCTTGGCATCCCCAGATCCAAAAAAGCTGACCTGATGATTTCGCTTGGTTACCCTGCTGATGAAGCTGTGGAAAAGAATCGGAAGAAACTGGATGAAATCAGGAGATATTCCGGATATTAA